CGTATTGCTTGTTGTTGACGCATATGAAGGCTGCATGCCTCAAACACGCTTTGTTTTAAAGAAAGCATTGGAACAGCATTTAACCCCAATCGTGGTTGTAAATAAAATCGACCGTGACTTTGCCCGTCCTTCAGAGGTAGTTGATGAAGTCCTTGACTTGTTCATCGAACTAGGCGCAGATGAGGACCAGCTTGAGTTCCCGGTTGTTTATGCATCTGGTATCAACGGAACTGCAAGTATGGATCCTGATAAACAGGATGAAAACATGCAGGCATTGTACGAGTCAATCATTGACCACATCCCTGCTCCTGTTGATAATCGTGAAGAGCCACTTCAATTCCAGGTTGCCCTTCTTGATTATAATGACTATGTAGGCAGAATCGGAATCGGCCGTGTCTTCCGCGGAACCATGAAAGTCGGCCAACAGGTAGCACTTATGAAGCTTGACGGTTCAGTAAAACAATTCCGTGTCACAAAAATCTTTGGATTCTTCGGATTGAAGCGTCAGGAAATCCAGGAAGCATATGCTGGGGACCTAATCGCAGTATCTGGTATGGAAGACATCAATGTCGGTGAAACAGTATGTCCATTCGACAACCAGGATCCGCTGCCGGTTTTACGTATTGATGAGCCGACACTTCAAATGACATTCCTTGTCAATAACAGTCCGTTCGCTGGCCGTGAGGGTAAATACCTTACTGCCAGGAAAATCGAAGAAAGACTTCGCGCGCAGCTGCAAACTGATGTTAGTCTTAGAGTAGACAACACTGATTCCCCTGATGCCTGGATCGTTTCCGGACGTGGAGAACTGCACCTGTCTATCCTGATTGAAAACATGCGTCGTGAAGGCTATGAGCTTCAAGTGTCTAAACCGGAAGTTATCGTAAGGGAAATCGACGGAGTGAGATGTGAACCGGTTGAACGAGTTCAAATCGATGTTCCTGAAGAACATACAGGATCCATCATGGAATCAATTGGTGCACGTAAAGGCGAAATGCTCGATATGATCAACAATGGAAGCGGCCAGGTTCGATTGATTTTCAACGTACCAGCACGTGGACTTATTGGATACACAACAGAATTTTTAACATTGACTCGCGGATATGGTATCATTAACCATACATTTGACAGCTATCAGCCAATGCTTCAAGGCCAGGTTGGCGGACGCCGCCAGGGTGTTCTTGTATCAATGGAATCTGGAAAATCATCAACATACGGTATCATGCAGGTAGAAGACCGCGGTACTATTTTTGTTGAGCCAGGAACTGAAATTTACGAGGGCATGATTGTTGGTGAGCACACTCGTGAAAATGATATTACAGTAAATATCACTAAGGTGAAAGCAGCTACTAATATTCGTTCTGCTAACAAGGATCAAACTTCTGTCATCAAGAAGCCAAGAATCATGACGCTTGAGGAATCTTTGGAATACTTGAACGATGATGAGTATTGTGAAGTAACACCTGAATCAATCAGACTCCGTAAAAAGATTCTTGATAAGAATGAGCGTGAAAGACAGGCGAAAAAGAAAAAATACGCTGAAGCTTAATTAAGTAGGGGGAAGAAGTATGGATGTAAGCCAGAGATTATCATTTTTTGCTGCATTATTCAGGGTAGATGAGAACCCAACAGTCGGAATGTGGTTACTTTATTTAACGATTGCCGCTTTAAGTATCCTTGTTTATAAACTCGGATTTGCACAAAAGCTGCCGTTGCTGAAAAGTATCATCATCTACATGTTTTTATTGCTAGGCTCTACAGTCCTTACCTTCCTTGCTATTTTCCTTCCGATTGCGGAAGGACTTGTGGTCGCTGCACTCATCCTGATCATTTACAAACTCAGGCTGCGCCAGCATAAAAAAGCAGAAGCGAATGTCAAATAGGAGTTGGGGAAATGAAATCACTCCAGGATGCAATTTATAATTGGCTGACTATCAAAATCGTCAGCGACGCTAGACCAGAAGATACAGCAGCCCAGGAAACTACCCAATTGTTCGAGCAAATTCTTGCCGAGGAACATCAAGTTGAGTCAAAAGAACTGAAACGTGATGCACTGATGTATTATGTCACTGTCGTCCAACAAGGAAACTCCAAGGAATACCGTTTCCCCCGCGACCTGATTGAAGTCATGCTTGACCAGATCAGACAGGAACCAGACAAATACGCGAACTATCCAGAGCAAGACTAAAAAATCCGCCCAGCGATGGGCGGATTTTTTGATGTTTCGTGAGGTTCGGGATGTTATTGAGAAGAAAGAACAACCATAAGCATTCAAATTATCCTTGATTAAGACAGGTAGGAGGAGGAAGCTGTCAAGATAAGTCAAGGATTAAGACAGGCAGGAGGAAGAAAGCACCGAAGCTGTCAAGATAAGTCCAGTATTAAGACAGACAGGAGGAAAAAAGCGCCGAAGCTGTCAAAAAAAGTCCAGAATTCAGACAGGTTTGAAGAAGATAGCACCGAAGCTATCAGATAATCCCTGTGTTAAGACAGGTGAGTGAAGGAAAGCAGAAAAGCTGTCAAAATCCACCTTAAATAATGACAGCCTGGAAGCGAACCGTAAAATGCTGTCAAAATCCTCCACTCATGCTCCTGTTTTTAGTCCTGGGTATAGCATGGCAATCACCAGTCATCCTTTTTAACCCGGCTTCGATACAGTTTGAAATTGCCCGTGGCGATACGGTTGTTTGTTTTCTCGGCAATTCTCTCATTACAGTTATCACACATATATGTATGGATTGGACGATTTCGAAGCCTCTTTGCCTGAAGAGTATCACTATTGATATTTTCAATTTTGTCGCATAAAACACACTTGACTCTCATACTGCACCTCTTATCGATAATTAGCTTACATAGCTTATTTGAGTTTAGATTTATTATAGTATATCATGGTTTAAAACCGGGAAAAGGGGAATCGTTTGATTTGCTCCGAATAATCGGTTCGTAGTAATATTATGATAGTTTAAGGAGGGTGAATATGGCAAATCAAGTAGAACCTAAACTAATTAAACCATTGTTCGATGAACTTCAAAAAGAGCGTTTTGTCACCTTGGCGACGGTTGATCATGAAACTGGCGGACCAAATGTCAGCGCCATTTCATGGGTACTTGCAAAGGACGAGGAAACTGTTTATTTCGCAGTGGATAACAGATCTCGAATCATCGAGAACATCAAAAGCAATCATAAGGCAGTAATCAATCTGATTGCGAATGAATCTACATACTCAATCAGCGGCACTGCAAGTGTTAAACAGGAAAAGCTTGAAGGAGTACCGCTGAAGCTGGCATTAGTCGAAATCAAGATCAGCGAAGTAAGAGACGTCATGTTCTATGGTTCGAAAATCGTAGCAGAACCACAATATGACAAGACATATGATAAGGATGCGGCAGCCCGCCTCGATAAGCAAGTAATGGATGCAATGAGAAAAGCTTAGTCGAAGACTAAGCTTTTTTCAATCCTGCCCTATTTATGATAATTTGATTGTTGTTCCTGATCTTTCTCCAGCTGTTTTCTCTCGCCCTGATTCAGTTGCTTCTTTGGTTCCTCTGTCGGACTCTTTGTTTGCGGGTCAATCATATCCGCAGGGACCTCTGGCATGATCCTTCCTGTAATATCGGAAAGTTCATTCAGGATTCCCCTGAGCGGCTGTCCACTTTTTATGTCCTCTCCAATTTCCTTCAATCTAGCAGTGATATCCGGGTCTGCTATCACAACAGCACTGGCACCATGAGGATCTTTCTTTAAAGCCTCGGCCACCGTATATTTTACTGTATCTACTTCCGACCGCTCCATATTATCATTTACGTCTATTCCGACAATAGCATAAGGGCCAATAACCACAGCAGCGGCATCCTCTACATTCGGGATATGGGTTGTTAAATTTACAAGATGGCGGGAAATCTTCTGTCCTGATTGGCGGTCAACATCCTCAATCACACTATTTTGCACCTTGACCTCATGATTATTGCCATTCTGGTTAGCGTTATTCTGCCCATTACATGCAGTCAATAGAAAAATGAACGTTATTGCAGCAACCAATCTTATCATTATTAAATCCCTCCGGATATTTAATCTGAAAACACCATTAAACATTCTGTAATGTTATATAAAAAAACAAATGCTCAAAGGTTATTGTGCAAAACATCTTCTATCTTTATTCAGAAAGTCATATATTTTACCAAAGTCCCGGCCAAGGCTGCCGAGTTGGCCAAAGTCGAGATCAATAAGGCGGGAGGCATCAATTTGAGTAAAATATACGTACTGGATACAAACGTCTTACTACAGGATCCGCACGCAATTTTTTCCTTTCAAGACAATGAAGTTGTCATACCTGCTGTAGTTCTGGAGGAAGTGGATTCAAAGAAAAGATATATGGATGAGATTGGGCGGAATGCACGCCAGGTTTCAAGGCTAATAGACGGCATGAGGGAAACTGGGAAGCTTCACGAGAAAATCAATCTAGAAGGCGGAGGTACACTCAGGATTGAGTTGAACCATCGCTCCTTCCATCAACTTCAGGAGATCTTTGTTGAAAAAACGAATGACAACCGAATCCTCGCAGTGGCAAAAAACCTGAGCCTCGAAGAAGAAACCAAAGAGGATGGGCGTCCGGTAATCCTTGTCAGCAAAGACGCACTCGTCCGGGTAAAAGCTGATGCGATTGGGTTGATCGCTGAGGACTTTTTGAGCGACAGGGTTGTTGATATGAATCACCTCTATTCTGGTTATGCAGAAGTATATCTTGAAATTGAGGTTTTGAACCGTTTTTATGAAAAAGGCGAACTTGGTTTCGCTGAATTAAAAGGGCAAAATTTTTTTTATCCGAATCAATTTGTGATCATGAAAGATATTCTTGGCAGTTCAGCATCTGCGATAGGAATGGTAGATACCAAAAATAAAAAGGTGAAAAAGCTTGTATTCGAGCACGAAGGGAAACATACCTGGGGGATCCGGCCGAGAAATGTACAGCAAATAATGGCAATGGAATTGCTTTTACGGAAAGACATGCCCCTCGTTACATTGATAGGCCGCGCAGGTACAGGCAAAACCTTGCTGGCTTTGGCATCAGGTCTGCTCCAGACTGAGGACCTGGGCATCTTTAAAAAGCTTCTTGTCGCCAGACCGATTGTGCCCGTCGGGAAGGATCTTGGATATTTGCCTGGCGAAAAACAGGAAAAGCTCAGGCCGTGGATACAGCCAATTTATGACAATCTTGAGTTCCTATTCAATACGAAAAAACCAGGTGAGCTGGATGCAATCCTCGCTGGAATGGGATCAATAGAAGTCGAAGCACTAACCTATATTAGAGGAAGAAGTATTCCGGATCAATTTATCATTATTGATGAAGCTCAAAACCTGACAAAACATGAGGTGAAAACAATCCTGACCAGGGTCGGGGAGCGGAGCAAAATTGTCCTGATGGGGGACCCTGACCAGATTGATCACCCCTACCTGGATGCATATAATAACGGTTTGACTTATGTCGTCGAAAAGTTCAAGGACCAGCAAATTTCAGGCCATGTACAACTGGTCAAAGGAGAAAGGTCGCCTCTAGCCCAGTTGGCTGCCGATATATTAAAATAAGCCGAATGAACTTTTGCATCAGTGACGAATGAGCTAAGAAAAGTAAATAACGGGCATCCTGCTGGATGCCCGTTGGTGTGCCTTACATATCATTCGACGGTAAAACCGGTAACATTTTTGATTGGATGATCCTTATTAGACCCATCTTTGTAATATACATGCAGTGGCCCATCTTCTTTTAAGGGTTTGCCGTCCTTTGAAAAACCGAGGATAATCCCAGTAGCCTCTTCGATAGAAAGCACTGCCTGATCGTTTTCACCGTATTCAATCACTACTTTTTTCGACTCGGGTTCTGGTTCAGCGTTTTCAAGAAATGATTTGAAAGGAATGCCGAATGTACCAGTTAAGGCTTTTTCTTTCTCGAACTTTACTTCAGTCTTAAGTGTCGGGGGATAAACAGCTCCTTCCATGATTTCACGGTCCCAATGCTTAGAAACTGCCTTCGTATATCGTTCAATATGATCTTCGCTTTCATGCTTTTCAGTAAAATATGTATTTAAATCTACTTTTCTGTCATCGAAAATCCACACGCCCGGATCCAATGTGATTTTGAATTTAACTTTTCCTTTGATAGGGATAATCGTTTCCATGTTTTCCTCCTGCCTTTGTTCTGCATGTTACAATCAAGTATACCGATATTTGGGACGAATGTCATTTCGTCTATCCCGAATGACAGGATCATTTATTTCTTCCTCCCTAATATTCTTGCTTTTTTGTCCGCATAAGGGTAAAATTTATAGATAGGATTGGGTAATCGCTCGGAAACGGGGGGATCAAGTTGGCGTCTGATATGATTATTAACCATCAGGAAAAAGCCCATGCCTTATTAAAGGCTGACGCTGATAAAATTTTAAGGCTGATCAAAGTGCAAATGGATAACCTTACAATGCCTCAATGCCCTCTTTATGAAGAGGTTCTAGATACGCAGATGTTTGGATTATCGAGAGAGATAGACTTTGCAGTAAGGCTCGGCTTAATCGAAGAATCAGATGGGAAAGTAATTCTTGAACAATTAGAGAGAGAACTTTCCATCTTGCATGAAGCTTCGTTAAAAAAATAAATCCTAAAAACTCAAACGATCCCGGCGGATGTTTGAGTTTTTTTGTGAAGTATTTTCTTTAAGTTTTAATTAAGAGAGGTATGACTTTATTACAGTTCCATAACTTTTCCATAAACGAAGGCAGGATATTTCAACTTATAGTAGAATAGATTAAACAACTTAGAAGATGGGGAAGAGACAATGTTTAAAAAAATACTGAAATCCTATGACTATTCATTGATCATTGTTGTGGTGCTCTTATGCTTATTCGGACTTGTCATGGTATACAGTGCCAGCATGGTCACTGCCATTCAAAGGTATGACTATCCTAGTGATTTTTTCTTTCAAAAGCAAAAGATCAATTTGTTAGTAGCTTCGGTCTTGTTCATTATTGCGGCAATATTCCCCTATAAAGCGATGAAAAGCACAAAATTGTTGCTTCCAATGGTCGTATTTATCCTGGGAGGACTTGGTGCATTGTTTTTATTCGGGAAAGTGACGAACAATGCGTTAAGTTGGTTTGAACTTGGGGCTAGGAGCCTTCAGCCATCTGAATTTGCCAAATTGAGCGTTATTATTTATCTATCTGCGGTATATGCCAAAAAACAGTCCTACATAAACCAGTTCAATAAAGGAGTAGTTCCGCCCCTTGTATATTTGATCCTGGTTTGCATGCTTGTTGCCATCCAGCCTGACTTCGGTACTGCAGCCATTATTTTTGCTATTGCTGCCACAATCATCATTTCTTCTGGAATGAATCTGAAAAATATCACCAAGCTGATTTTATTCGGACTGGCATTTTTGACCCCATTTGTGATATTTCTGCAGGATGAAATTTTTTCTGAAACAAGGATTGGCAGATTTACAGCCTACAGCAACCCGTTTACGGATGAGCAAAATACTGGTTATCATCTGGCCAATTCATATTACGCAATTGGCTCCGGCGGGATAAAAGGTTTAGGCCTTGGGGAAAGTGTACAAAAGCTTGGGTATCTTCCCGAGCCGCACACAGACTTCATCATTGCCGTCATATCAGAGGAACTTGGTATATTCGGAGTAAGTTTCGTATTGCTGAGCCTTGCATTCATAGTCCTAAAAGGGATCCATATTGGTCTTAAGTGTAAAGATCCTTTTGGAAGTTTGCTTGCCATTGGAATTTCGAGCATGATCGGTATACAGTCATTTGTCAACCTGGGTGGTGCTTCAGGTGTCATCCCGTTGACAGGGGTGCCACTGCCATTTGTGAGTTATGGAGGTTCTTCATTGATTCAGCTTGCAATTGCAACCGGTATTTTGGTCAATGTATCGATGTTTGTTAATTACGAAGAAAAATATAAGAAGGACAAAGCTTCCCAGCCGAACCCTTCACCTTCCATGGTGAATCAGAATACGTTTAAGTTCAGGTCATAAATATAAAGAAAAAGAAGCTGCAGCGAATGCTGCAGCTTCTTATTTTACGGTTGCCGGAGATAGGTCAACTGCTGAAGGTTTTTGTACGCTTGCGGCATTCTTCTTGCTTCTGGAAACAAGAAGCAAGAAGTA
The nucleotide sequence above comes from Mesobacillus jeotgali. Encoded proteins:
- a CDS encoding YlaI family protein, with the protein product MRVKCVLCDKIENINSDTLQAKRLRNRPIHTYMCDNCNERIAEKTNNRIATGNFKLYRSRVKKDDW
- a CDS encoding YlaN family protein, yielding MASDMIINHQEKAHALLKADADKILRLIKVQMDNLTMPQCPLYEEVLDTQMFGLSREIDFAVRLGLIEESDGKVILEQLERELSILHEASLKK
- a CDS encoding pyridoxamine 5'-phosphate oxidase family protein, with product MANQVEPKLIKPLFDELQKERFVTLATVDHETGGPNVSAISWVLAKDEETVYFAVDNRSRIIENIKSNHKAVINLIANESTYSISGTASVKQEKLEGVPLKLALVEIKISEVRDVMFYGSKIVAEPQYDKTYDKDAAARLDKQVMDAMRKA
- a CDS encoding PhoH family protein → MSKIYVLDTNVLLQDPHAIFSFQDNEVVIPAVVLEEVDSKKRYMDEIGRNARQVSRLIDGMRETGKLHEKINLEGGGTLRIELNHRSFHQLQEIFVEKTNDNRILAVAKNLSLEEETKEDGRPVILVSKDALVRVKADAIGLIAEDFLSDRVVDMNHLYSGYAEVYLEIEVLNRFYEKGELGFAELKGQNFFYPNQFVIMKDILGSSASAIGMVDTKNKKVKKLVFEHEGKHTWGIRPRNVQQIMAMELLLRKDMPLVTLIGRAGTGKTLLALASGLLQTEDLGIFKKLLVARPIVPVGKDLGYLPGEKQEKLRPWIQPIYDNLEFLFNTKKPGELDAILAGMGSIEVEALTYIRGRSIPDQFIIIDEAQNLTKHEVKTILTRVGERSKIVLMGDPDQIDHPYLDAYNNGLTYVVEKFKDQQISGHVQLVKGERSPLAQLAADILK
- the typA gene encoding translational GTPase TypA, which encodes MKLREDIRNIAIIAHVDHGKTTLVDQLLKQSGTFRSNEHVEERAMDSNDLERERGITILAKNTAISYKDTRINILDTPGHADFGGEVERIMKMVDGVLLVVDAYEGCMPQTRFVLKKALEQHLTPIVVVNKIDRDFARPSEVVDEVLDLFIELGADEDQLEFPVVYASGINGTASMDPDKQDENMQALYESIIDHIPAPVDNREEPLQFQVALLDYNDYVGRIGIGRVFRGTMKVGQQVALMKLDGSVKQFRVTKIFGFFGLKRQEIQEAYAGDLIAVSGMEDINVGETVCPFDNQDPLPVLRIDEPTLQMTFLVNNSPFAGREGKYLTARKIEERLRAQLQTDVSLRVDNTDSPDAWIVSGRGELHLSILIENMRREGYELQVSKPEVIVREIDGVRCEPVERVQIDVPEEHTGSIMESIGARKGEMLDMINNGSGQVRLIFNVPARGLIGYTTEFLTLTRGYGIINHTFDSYQPMLQGQVGGRRQGVLVSMESGKSSTYGIMQVEDRGTIFVEPGTEIYEGMIVGEHTRENDITVNITKVKAATNIRSANKDQTSVIKKPRIMTLEESLEYLNDDEYCEVTPESIRLRKKILDKNERERQAKKKKYAEA
- a CDS encoding FtsW/RodA/SpoVE family cell cycle protein; translation: MFKKILKSYDYSLIIVVVLLCLFGLVMVYSASMVTAIQRYDYPSDFFFQKQKINLLVASVLFIIAAIFPYKAMKSTKLLLPMVVFILGGLGALFLFGKVTNNALSWFELGARSLQPSEFAKLSVIIYLSAVYAKKQSYINQFNKGVVPPLVYLILVCMLVAIQPDFGTAAIIFAIAATIIISSGMNLKNITKLILFGLAFLTPFVIFLQDEIFSETRIGRFTAYSNPFTDEQNTGYHLANSYYAIGSGGIKGLGLGESVQKLGYLPEPHTDFIIAVISEELGIFGVSFVLLSLAFIVLKGIHIGLKCKDPFGSLLAIGISSMIGIQSFVNLGGASGVIPLTGVPLPFVSYGGSSLIQLAIATGILVNVSMFVNYEEKYKKDKASQPNPSPSMVNQNTFKFRS
- a CDS encoding YhcN/YlaJ family sporulation lipoprotein, whose protein sequence is MIRLVAAITFIFLLTACNGQNNANQNGNNHEVKVQNSVIEDVDRQSGQKISRHLVNLTTHIPNVEDAAAVVIGPYAIVGIDVNDNMERSEVDTVKYTVAEALKKDPHGASAVVIADPDITARLKEIGEDIKSGQPLRGILNELSDITGRIMPEVPADMIDPQTKSPTEEPKKQLNQGERKQLEKDQEQQSNYHK
- a CDS encoding YlaH-like family protein; the encoded protein is MDVSQRLSFFAALFRVDENPTVGMWLLYLTIAALSILVYKLGFAQKLPLLKSIIIYMFLLLGSTVLTFLAIFLPIAEGLVVAALILIIYKLRLRQHKKAEANVK